The Gemmata palustris genome includes a region encoding these proteins:
- a CDS encoding PVC-type heme-binding CxxCH protein has product MHPSRIAALFAFFALVSAGSAVDPAAGPKAATEPDLPDGTDAARKQIATFKVPAGLKVELFAAEPMLASPVAIGLDEKNRVFVAEEYRFNRGTEENRSRSFLLDDDLQIRTPEERLAMYRKHANKFDGGMDWFTKHSDQVRLLEDTKGTGRADKSTVFAGGFNAPLDGLAAGVMATNGDVYFTCIPNLWKLKDTRGEGKADVREALLTGFGVNCAFLGHDLHGLAWGPDGKLYFSVGDRGFHVTSKEGATHSGPRTGAVFRCNPDGTEFEVVHRGLRNPQELAFDQYGNLFADDNNCDKGDHARLVYVVEDGNSGWNMPYQTIPGPYTTGPWFAERLWHLPHSGQPAYIVPPVGKIGTGPSGFLFTSGTSLPDRYKNSFVMCNYTSGPDAGLEAFRVKAKGAGFEIEDYHDFFKPIKATDAEFGYDGKLYVADFVNLDWGGKSLGGRIYTVFDPAKLDAPVVKDTKKLFAEGFDKRSADELTKLLGHADQRVRQRVQFALVERAGRTPAICATLEKVAAKNESQFARIHALWALGQLARKNPVAVGPITARLTDADDEVRAQAAKLVGDVGTGAAAATLVERLTDANPRVRFFAAQSLGKLKHKPAVGPLFDVLKANKDEDTFIRHACVAALTRIADADSVAARSGDPSAAVRMAVVLVQRKLADKRVANLLADADPLVRTEAARAIHDLPMDDLLPPLAAQLAKLVASPIADSDALARRAINANYRLGGTEHARVVLAAVTCPTLSTAVRAEALAALKDWSNPPPRDRVTGFWRTEKTRDAAIVRGVVESGLEALLAGTTGRLQTDAVGLVVAVGARADEARFASLAGDPKADPNLRVAAVRFFAGHKSKQADAVLTAALKSNAPLVRAEARELVAKSDPARGVPLLDEVLADEAASTRERQQALAAVATLKTPAAERVLDAWTYRLAAGEVPADLQVDMLDALKSAPSPLRDRLRLKFESALPQDPVGKFKVSLTGGDADAGRDVFFNHTAAQCVRCHTINGSGGTAGPDLTKVVARTPVKTREHLLESLVLPSAKIATGFGTVTLALADGRTIGGTLLSEEKGALVVQTPDGKKVTVQADEIERRSTSLSPMPAVDRTLTTREMRDLIEFLMTLK; this is encoded by the coding sequence ATGCACCCCTCCCGCATCGCCGCGCTGTTCGCGTTCTTCGCCCTCGTTTCCGCGGGCTCGGCCGTTGATCCCGCCGCGGGTCCGAAAGCGGCCACGGAACCCGACCTGCCCGACGGCACCGATGCCGCCCGCAAGCAGATCGCGACGTTCAAAGTCCCGGCCGGGTTGAAAGTCGAGCTGTTCGCCGCGGAACCGATGCTCGCGAGCCCGGTCGCCATCGGCCTCGACGAGAAGAATCGCGTGTTCGTTGCCGAGGAGTACCGCTTCAACCGGGGTACCGAAGAGAACCGCAGCCGCAGCTTCCTCCTCGACGACGACCTGCAGATCCGCACCCCCGAAGAGCGCCTTGCGATGTACCGCAAGCACGCCAACAAGTTCGACGGCGGCATGGACTGGTTCACCAAGCACAGTGACCAGGTCCGCCTCCTCGAGGACACTAAGGGCACGGGCCGGGCCGACAAGAGCACGGTCTTCGCGGGCGGCTTCAACGCCCCCCTCGACGGCCTCGCGGCCGGGGTCATGGCCACTAACGGCGACGTCTATTTCACCTGCATTCCGAACCTGTGGAAGCTCAAGGACACCAGGGGCGAGGGCAAGGCCGACGTGCGCGAGGCGCTGCTCACCGGGTTCGGCGTGAACTGTGCGTTCCTCGGTCACGACCTGCACGGCCTCGCCTGGGGGCCTGACGGGAAACTCTATTTCAGCGTCGGCGACCGCGGCTTCCACGTCACCAGCAAAGAGGGCGCCACGCACAGCGGGCCGCGAACGGGTGCGGTGTTCCGCTGTAACCCGGACGGCACCGAGTTCGAGGTCGTTCACCGCGGCTTGCGGAACCCGCAGGAGCTCGCGTTCGACCAGTACGGCAACCTGTTCGCCGACGACAACAACTGCGACAAGGGCGACCACGCCCGCCTCGTGTACGTGGTCGAGGACGGCAACAGTGGCTGGAACATGCCGTACCAAACGATCCCGGGGCCGTACACCACCGGACCGTGGTTCGCGGAACGGCTCTGGCACCTGCCGCACAGCGGGCAACCCGCGTACATCGTGCCCCCTGTCGGCAAAATCGGCACCGGGCCGAGCGGGTTCCTGTTCACGAGCGGAACGAGTCTGCCGGACCGCTACAAGAACAGCTTCGTGATGTGCAATTACACCAGCGGTCCCGACGCCGGGTTGGAAGCGTTCCGAGTGAAGGCGAAGGGGGCCGGCTTCGAGATCGAGGACTACCACGACTTCTTCAAACCGATCAAGGCGACCGACGCCGAGTTCGGCTACGACGGCAAGCTGTACGTCGCGGATTTCGTGAACCTCGATTGGGGCGGCAAGAGCCTCGGCGGTCGCATCTACACGGTGTTCGACCCCGCGAAGCTCGACGCCCCCGTCGTGAAAGACACGAAGAAATTGTTTGCCGAGGGCTTCGACAAGCGGAGCGCCGACGAACTCACAAAGTTGCTGGGGCACGCCGACCAGCGCGTGCGCCAGCGGGTGCAGTTCGCGCTCGTGGAGCGAGCCGGACGAACGCCCGCGATCTGCGCGACGCTGGAAAAGGTCGCCGCGAAGAACGAGAGCCAGTTCGCGCGAATCCACGCGCTGTGGGCGCTCGGGCAGCTCGCGCGCAAGAACCCTGTTGCGGTCGGTCCGATCACGGCCCGGCTCACCGACGCTGACGATGAAGTCCGCGCTCAGGCCGCGAAGTTGGTCGGTGACGTCGGAACCGGCGCGGCCGCGGCCACACTCGTCGAGCGCCTCACCGATGCGAACCCGCGGGTGCGGTTCTTCGCGGCACAGTCGCTCGGCAAGTTGAAACACAAGCCGGCCGTCGGCCCCCTGTTCGACGTGCTGAAAGCGAACAAGGACGAAGACACCTTCATCCGCCACGCCTGCGTCGCGGCCCTGACCCGCATCGCGGACGCCGATTCCGTTGCGGCCCGGTCCGGCGATCCGAGCGCGGCCGTGCGCATGGCCGTCGTGCTGGTTCAGCGCAAGCTCGCCGACAAGCGGGTCGCGAACCTCTTGGCCGACGCCGACCCGCTGGTGCGCACCGAAGCCGCACGCGCGATTCACGACCTCCCGATGGACGACCTGCTGCCCCCGCTGGCGGCACAACTCGCGAAACTGGTAGCTTCGCCGATCGCGGATAGCGACGCGCTCGCGCGTCGCGCGATCAACGCGAACTACCGGCTCGGTGGAACCGAACACGCGCGGGTCGTTCTCGCGGCCGTGACCTGCCCGACGCTCTCGACGGCGGTCCGGGCCGAAGCCCTCGCGGCCCTGAAAGACTGGTCGAACCCGCCCCCGCGCGACCGCGTCACCGGCTTCTGGCGGACCGAGAAGACGCGCGACGCGGCGATCGTTCGCGGCGTCGTCGAGAGCGGACTCGAAGCGCTCCTCGCCGGCACGACCGGTCGGCTCCAAACGGACGCGGTCGGGTTGGTCGTCGCGGTCGGGGCGCGGGCCGATGAAGCCCGGTTCGCTTCACTCGCGGGCGACCCCAAGGCCGATCCGAACTTGCGCGTCGCGGCGGTACGGTTCTTCGCAGGTCACAAGTCGAAGCAGGCGGACGCGGTACTCACGGCCGCGCTGAAAAGCAACGCGCCGCTGGTGCGGGCCGAGGCGCGCGAACTCGTCGCGAAATCCGATCCGGCCCGCGGGGTGCCGCTGCTCGACGAAGTGCTCGCCGATGAAGCTGCTTCGACGCGCGAACGGCAGCAGGCACTCGCCGCGGTCGCCACATTGAAGACCCCGGCCGCGGAACGAGTCCTCGACGCCTGGACGTACCGCCTTGCGGCCGGTGAGGTGCCGGCCGATCTGCAAGTTGATATGCTCGACGCGCTGAAGTCGGCCCCGTCGCCGCTACGGGATCGGTTGCGGTTGAAGTTCGAGTCCGCGTTGCCACAGGATCCCGTTGGCAAGTTCAAGGTGAGCCTGACGGGGGGCGACGCCGACGCGGGGCGCGACGTGTTCTTCAACCATACGGCGGCCCAGTGCGTGCGGTGCCACACGATCAACGGGTCCGGTGGCACGGCCGGCCCGGACCTGACGAAAGTGGTGGCACGCACCCCGGTCAAGACGCGCGAGCACTTACTGGAATCGCTGGTGCTCCCGAGCGCGAAAATCGCGACCGGGTTCGGCACGGTCACGCTCGCGCTGGCGGACGGGCGCACGATCGGCGGTACGCTGTTGTCGGAAGAGAAGGGCGCGCTCGTCGTGCAAACGCCGGACGGCAAGAAAGTGACCGTGCAAGCCGACGAGATCGAGCGGCGCTCCACGTCGCTCTCGCCGATGCCGGCGGTCGATCGCACGCTGACGACCCGCGAGATGCGTGACCTGATCGAGTTCCTGATGACACTGAAGTAG
- a CDS encoding IS1 family transposase, translated as MVVGDRSAGTARRLWSALPRGYRTGVIVFTDFLASYRAVIPAPRHRAAGKGTGYTAHIERFGLTLRSRCARFARKTRTCSKCPRNHLGALWYFIRLYSQSRP; from the coding sequence ATGGTCGTGGGCGATCGGTCCGCGGGCACCGCCCGGCGCCTCTGGAGCGCGCTCCCGCGCGGGTACCGAACCGGGGTCATTGTGTTCACCGACTTCCTGGCCTCGTACCGAGCCGTGATCCCCGCTCCTCGGCACCGAGCCGCGGGCAAGGGCACCGGGTACACCGCACACATCGAGCGCTTCGGGCTTACGCTGAGATCGAGGTGCGCGCGATTCGCCCGTAAGACCCGGACGTGCTCCAAGTGCCCGAGGAATCACCTCGGCGCGCTATGGTACTTCATCCGACTGTACAGCCAATCCCGACCGTAG
- a CDS encoding DUF1559 family PulG-like putative transporter, producing MRRTALTLIELLVVIAIVAVLIGLLLPAVQKVREAAARIKCANNLKQIGLALHSHHDAVGYFPTGGTSFAPPPTYVNGVPAAPPAQNAGWAFQLLPFIEQDALHRSPAAVLTTPVPLYFCPARRGPTVVAQSFGPRAGGDYAAATGTGGTAGETGPYFGVIVRNPLRTTTASVTDGLSTTLVVSEKRLHPDRYATGDWCDDQGFTDGWDNDIIAITSRPFGRDERKEMDYEFGSAHPSGANTVFGDGSVRHLRYGLAPGTLDALGDRRDEQVVPPE from the coding sequence GCGGTTCTGATCGGGCTCTTGCTGCCCGCGGTGCAGAAGGTCCGAGAGGCCGCGGCCCGGATCAAGTGCGCCAACAACCTCAAGCAGATCGGGTTGGCGCTGCACAGCCACCACGACGCGGTGGGCTACTTCCCGACCGGCGGGACGTCATTCGCCCCGCCCCCGACCTACGTCAACGGGGTTCCCGCGGCCCCGCCCGCACAGAACGCGGGGTGGGCGTTCCAGCTCCTGCCGTTCATCGAGCAAGACGCGCTGCACCGGAGCCCGGCCGCCGTGCTGACTACCCCGGTCCCGCTTTACTTCTGCCCGGCCCGCCGCGGGCCGACGGTCGTAGCCCAGTCGTTCGGGCCGCGCGCGGGGGGCGACTACGCCGCCGCAACGGGCACCGGGGGCACGGCCGGAGAAACCGGCCCGTACTTCGGGGTGATCGTGCGGAACCCGTTGCGCACCACAACCGCGAGCGTCACGGACGGGCTGAGCACCACCCTGGTCGTCAGCGAGAAGCGGCTCCACCCGGACCGGTACGCCACGGGCGACTGGTGCGACGACCAGGGGTTCACGGACGGCTGGGACAACGACATCATCGCCATCACCTCCCGCCCGTTCGGGCGCGACGAGCGCAAGGAAATGGACTACGAGTTCGGCTCCGCGCACCCGTCCGGCGCGAACACGGTGTTCGGCGACGGGAGCGTCCGGCACCTGCGGTACGGGCTGGCCCCGGGCACGCTCGACGCACTGGGCGACCGGCGCGACGAGCAGGTCGTCCCCCCGGAGTGA
- a CDS encoding IS1/IS1595 family N-terminal zinc-binding domain-containing protein, with the protein MPNATRPRAPIPPCPRCGATHVVRNGLTHSGTPGFRCRGCDRRFVAAPKTGPVPDATKDLIRRLLAERVGIRAIARVVGVSRSWLQGFVNALYREGTPHDPGLPPKSPARS; encoded by the coding sequence ATGCCGAACGCAACTCGCCCTCGGGCACCGATTCCGCCGTGCCCCCGATGCGGGGCGACCCATGTGGTCCGCAATGGGCTCACCCACTCGGGTACGCCGGGGTTCCGGTGCCGTGGGTGCGACCGGCGATTCGTCGCCGCTCCGAAGACCGGACCGGTTCCCGACGCGACCAAGGATCTGATCCGCCGCCTGCTGGCCGAGCGGGTCGGGATCCGGGCCATCGCCCGGGTCGTCGGGGTGTCCCGGTCGTGGCTCCAGGGGTTCGTCAACGCGCTGTACCGGGAGGGCACCCCGCACGACCCCGGGTTGCCCCCAAAAAGTCCGGCCCGGTCGTAA